Proteins from one Antennarius striatus isolate MH-2024 chromosome 12, ASM4005453v1, whole genome shotgun sequence genomic window:
- the srpx gene encoding sushi repeat-containing protein SRPX isoform X2, with protein MWPLLLLLLQLCLCSSDEGTPWCAPIKVKHGDVSCRTPRGEYYKNVMGTRCKIRCKQGYESVSSEVVCMASRHWSSNYACREIRCPKLHMPANGGYKCSDGSYFNSRCEFFCSPGFSLKGQKISTCQHTKAWSAAVPTCIDMDPPKIKCPTLKDKWAEPRKLTARVTWDTPEGVDTADGILTDVILKGKPSKSDFAEGLHKMSYTVFDRAGNKGSCRFTVRVRVRRCNPLFAPDNGYIKCDSDGDNYGASCEFKCTGGYDLQGSAARVCQYGLTWSGTDTVCAPMNINVGVRTAAALLDQFYEKRRLLIISAPTAANHNYRFQMTNLQHAQCGLDLRHVTIIELVGTYPAQIGRIRHRLLSPRLALHLGLQLRIPQRSFQMVLIDKQGTDKQRYPFPITAAELFTTIDALPLRKEEMVLQQEAGQTCQS; from the exons ATGTGGCccctgctgctcctgctcctccagctctgcctctgctccAGCGACGAAG GGACACCATGGTGTGCACCCATTAAGGTGAAGCATGGAGACGTGAGCTGTCGCACACCCAGAGGGGAGTACTACAAGAACGTGATGGGGACCCGCTGTAAGATCCGCTGCAAGCAGGGGTACGAGTCGGTGAGCTCAGAGGTGGTGTGTATGGCCAGCCGGCACTGGTCCTCCAACTACGCCTGCAGAG AGATCCGCTGTCCCAAGCTACACATGCCTGCAAATGGCGGGTATAAATGTTCGGACGGCTCCTACTTCAACTCCCGCTGTGAGTTTTTCTGCTCGCCTGGATTCAGCCTGAAGGGACAGAAGATATCAACGTGCCAGCACACCAAGGCTTGGAGCGCTGCCGTCCCCACCTGCATCG ACATGGATCCTCCAAAAATCAAATGTCCTACCCTGAAGGACAAGTGGGCGGAGCCCAGGAAGCTGACAGCGAGGGTGACCTGGGACACGCCTGAGGGTGTAGACACAGCCGACGGCATCCTGACAGA tgtcaTTCTAAAAGGCAAACCTTCAAAATCAGACTTTGCTGAGGGGCTCCATAAAATGTCCTATACCGTCTTCGACCGAGCAGGAAACAAAGGATCCTGCCGCTTCACCGTCAGAGTTCGAG tgcGCCGCTGCAACCCTCTGTTTGCCCCAGACAACGGTTATATCAAGTGTGACAGCGATGGAGATAACTACGGGGCCTCTTGTGAATTTAAATGCACCGGCGGCTATGACCTGCAGGGCAGCGCTGCCAGAGTGTGTCAGTATGGACTCACCTGGTCCGGCACAGACACAGTGTGTGCAC CCATGAACATCAACGTGGGCGTCCGTACGGCCGCTGCGCTGCTGGACCAGTTCTATGAGAAACGGCGACTCCTCATCATCTCGGCCCCGACCGCTGCCAATCACAACTACCGCTTTCAGATGACCAACCTACAG CACGCTCAGTGTGGACTGGACCTCAGGCATGTGACCATAATCGAGCTGGTTGGGACTTACCCTGCACAAATTGGCCGAATTCGACATAGGCTGCTGTCTCCAAGACTGGCACTGCACCTAGg GTTGCAGCTCCGGATTCCACAAAGATCTTTCCAAATGGTGCTGATAGACAAGCAGGGCACTGACAAACAACGGTATCCATTCCCGATCACAGCAGCTGAATTATTCACCACCATCGATGCCCTCCCCCTCCGCAAGGAGGAGATGGTCCTGCAGCAGGAAGCGGGTCAGACCTGTCAATCATAA
- the srpx gene encoding sushi repeat-containing protein SRPX isoform X1, producing the protein MWPLLLLLLQLCLCSSDEGSGQYGYGDDEDWYSHRTQGTPWCAPIKVKHGDVSCRTPRGEYYKNVMGTRCKIRCKQGYESVSSEVVCMASRHWSSNYACREIRCPKLHMPANGGYKCSDGSYFNSRCEFFCSPGFSLKGQKISTCQHTKAWSAAVPTCIDMDPPKIKCPTLKDKWAEPRKLTARVTWDTPEGVDTADGILTDVILKGKPSKSDFAEGLHKMSYTVFDRAGNKGSCRFTVRVRVRRCNPLFAPDNGYIKCDSDGDNYGASCEFKCTGGYDLQGSAARVCQYGLTWSGTDTVCAPMNINVGVRTAAALLDQFYEKRRLLIISAPTAANHNYRFQMTNLQHAQCGLDLRHVTIIELVGTYPAQIGRIRHRLLSPRLALHLGLQLRIPQRSFQMVLIDKQGTDKQRYPFPITAAELFTTIDALPLRKEEMVLQQEAGQTCQS; encoded by the exons ATGTGGCccctgctgctcctgctcctccagctctgcctctgctccAGCGACGAAG GGTCAGGGCAGTATGGCTATGGAGACGACGAGGACTGGTATTCTCATAGAACTCAAG GGACACCATGGTGTGCACCCATTAAGGTGAAGCATGGAGACGTGAGCTGTCGCACACCCAGAGGGGAGTACTACAAGAACGTGATGGGGACCCGCTGTAAGATCCGCTGCAAGCAGGGGTACGAGTCGGTGAGCTCAGAGGTGGTGTGTATGGCCAGCCGGCACTGGTCCTCCAACTACGCCTGCAGAG AGATCCGCTGTCCCAAGCTACACATGCCTGCAAATGGCGGGTATAAATGTTCGGACGGCTCCTACTTCAACTCCCGCTGTGAGTTTTTCTGCTCGCCTGGATTCAGCCTGAAGGGACAGAAGATATCAACGTGCCAGCACACCAAGGCTTGGAGCGCTGCCGTCCCCACCTGCATCG ACATGGATCCTCCAAAAATCAAATGTCCTACCCTGAAGGACAAGTGGGCGGAGCCCAGGAAGCTGACAGCGAGGGTGACCTGGGACACGCCTGAGGGTGTAGACACAGCCGACGGCATCCTGACAGA tgtcaTTCTAAAAGGCAAACCTTCAAAATCAGACTTTGCTGAGGGGCTCCATAAAATGTCCTATACCGTCTTCGACCGAGCAGGAAACAAAGGATCCTGCCGCTTCACCGTCAGAGTTCGAG tgcGCCGCTGCAACCCTCTGTTTGCCCCAGACAACGGTTATATCAAGTGTGACAGCGATGGAGATAACTACGGGGCCTCTTGTGAATTTAAATGCACCGGCGGCTATGACCTGCAGGGCAGCGCTGCCAGAGTGTGTCAGTATGGACTCACCTGGTCCGGCACAGACACAGTGTGTGCAC CCATGAACATCAACGTGGGCGTCCGTACGGCCGCTGCGCTGCTGGACCAGTTCTATGAGAAACGGCGACTCCTCATCATCTCGGCCCCGACCGCTGCCAATCACAACTACCGCTTTCAGATGACCAACCTACAG CACGCTCAGTGTGGACTGGACCTCAGGCATGTGACCATAATCGAGCTGGTTGGGACTTACCCTGCACAAATTGGCCGAATTCGACATAGGCTGCTGTCTCCAAGACTGGCACTGCACCTAGg GTTGCAGCTCCGGATTCCACAAAGATCTTTCCAAATGGTGCTGATAGACAAGCAGGGCACTGACAAACAACGGTATCCATTCCCGATCACAGCAGCTGAATTATTCACCACCATCGATGCCCTCCCCCTCCGCAAGGAGGAGATGGTCCTGCAGCAGGAAGCGGGTCAGACCTGTCAATCATAA